Proteins from one Phytoactinopolyspora mesophila genomic window:
- a CDS encoding beta-L-arabinofuranosidase domain-containing protein, which yields MTLNKTVTATDPTGGRPVVPSRGERRPLGLGEIALGPGFWSTLQATNAAATLEHCESWMERLGWLANFDRVAEGRTEAERPGWSFSDSEVYKLIEAMSWEFARSGDPGMDDGIRRLTARIGRAQDADGYLNTYYGHPNRPARYTDLEMGHELYCVGHLLQAAVARLRTSGPDELVEIARRAADHVCAEFGPGGREGICGHPEIELGLVELGRALGEDRYVDQARLFLDRRGHGLLRDIPLGRAYFQDDVPIRDAHAWRGHAVRALYLSAAAADVAAEGDDDELLAAIEGQWDWSVARRTYITGGMGSRHQDEGFGEDWELPADRAYCETCAGIASIMVSWRLYLATGDMKYADLIERTSFNVLATSPRSDGKAFFYANPLHQRVAGDVASDDQVSMRAESSARAAWFDVSCCPTNVARTLASWHTYAADVGERDVTLLQYASARVRAELGDGRVAGLEVETAYPDDGLVTVRVTEPPEGSMALRLRVPAWADGAVLEEGGRQRDVAPGVAVVDREFVAGEEVRLRLPVTPRFTWPDHRIDAIRGCVAVERGPLVYCAEAIDLPDGVGLDHVVVDTSVRPADRHGQVVVQGFVVSGADGSARWPYLSDADVNRPPTGAPIEVRLGPCHQWAERKPTAMRIWLPTLCP from the coding sequence GTGACCCTGAACAAAACCGTCACCGCAACCGACCCGACAGGCGGGCGCCCGGTGGTTCCCTCGCGCGGCGAACGCCGTCCGCTGGGGCTCGGCGAAATCGCCCTCGGCCCCGGCTTCTGGTCGACATTGCAGGCGACAAACGCGGCCGCGACTCTGGAGCACTGCGAGAGCTGGATGGAACGGCTGGGGTGGCTGGCCAACTTCGACCGCGTCGCCGAGGGCCGCACCGAGGCCGAGCGCCCAGGGTGGTCTTTCTCCGACTCCGAGGTCTACAAGCTGATCGAGGCGATGTCGTGGGAGTTCGCCCGTTCTGGCGATCCCGGCATGGACGACGGCATCCGACGGCTGACCGCCCGCATCGGCCGCGCCCAGGACGCCGACGGTTATCTCAACACCTACTACGGTCATCCCAACCGGCCCGCGCGCTACACCGACCTCGAAATGGGCCATGAGCTGTATTGCGTCGGGCATCTGCTGCAGGCCGCCGTCGCCCGGCTGCGCACCAGCGGACCGGACGAGTTGGTGGAGATCGCCCGCCGCGCGGCCGATCACGTCTGTGCAGAGTTCGGGCCCGGTGGACGGGAAGGCATCTGCGGGCACCCGGAGATCGAGCTGGGCCTGGTCGAACTGGGCCGGGCGCTCGGCGAAGACCGATACGTCGACCAGGCCCGGCTGTTCTTGGACCGGCGCGGGCACGGCCTCCTCCGGGACATTCCGCTAGGCCGGGCCTATTTCCAGGACGACGTGCCGATCCGGGACGCGCATGCGTGGCGCGGGCACGCCGTTCGCGCGCTCTATCTGTCCGCCGCGGCGGCGGACGTCGCGGCGGAAGGTGACGACGACGAACTGCTCGCCGCCATCGAAGGGCAGTGGGACTGGTCGGTGGCGCGTCGTACCTACATCACCGGCGGAATGGGGTCCCGGCACCAGGACGAGGGCTTCGGTGAGGATTGGGAACTGCCCGCCGACCGGGCCTACTGCGAGACCTGCGCCGGTATCGCCTCGATCATGGTGTCCTGGCGGCTGTATCTCGCGACCGGCGACATGAAGTACGCCGACCTGATCGAGCGGACGTCGTTCAACGTGCTGGCGACCTCACCGCGCTCCGACGGCAAGGCGTTCTTCTACGCCAATCCGCTTCACCAGCGGGTAGCCGGCGACGTGGCCAGCGACGATCAGGTGTCCATGCGAGCGGAGAGCAGTGCGCGGGCCGCCTGGTTCGACGTCTCGTGCTGCCCGACGAACGTCGCCCGCACGCTCGCGTCGTGGCACACCTACGCCGCCGACGTCGGCGAACGCGACGTGACACTGCTCCAGTACGCGAGTGCCCGGGTGCGGGCCGAGTTGGGCGACGGACGGGTGGCCGGCCTCGAAGTGGAGACCGCGTATCCGGACGACGGTCTGGTGACCGTCCGCGTGACCGAGCCGCCGGAGGGCTCGATGGCGCTGCGGCTGCGCGTCCCGGCCTGGGCCGACGGCGCGGTGCTCGAGGAAGGCGGGCGGCAACGCGACGTCGCGCCGGGAGTGGCCGTTGTCGATCGGGAGTTCGTGGCCGGCGAGGAGGTCCGGCTGCGACTACCGGTGACGCCCCGTTTCACCTGGCCGGACCACCGCATCGACGCGATCCGCGGATGTGTGGCCGTCGAGCGTGGGCCACTCGTGTACTGCGCGGAGGCTATCGACCTGCCGGACGGGGTGGGGCTGGACCACGTCGTTGTCGATACCAGTGTCCGCCCGGCCGATCGCCACGGGCAGGTGGTGGTGCAGGGGTTCGTCGTCTCCGGTGCCGACGGATCAGCGCGCTGGCCCTACCTGAGCGATGCCGACGTCAACCGGCCGCCTACCGGCGCGCCCATTGAGGTCCGGCTCGGCCCCTGCCATCAATGGGCGGAGCGCAAACCCACCGCCATGCGGATCTGGCTCCCCACGCTCTGCCCATGA
- a CDS encoding carbohydrate ABC transporter permease: MTPQRTRWKTALGIFFTAVMLFPVYWMVNVSLTKTSDMRADPPHWFPWNPTFEGYVDVFNQQLPNLMTSLIIGLGCVLLTLVISAPAGYALAKLRLPGKGSMSFLLLIAQMIPSVVMAMGFYAIYIRLGWLNTVGGLIVANSTIAVPFGVLLFTTFMSGIPQEFIQAAKVDGANTWRTFRSVVLPVSRNAILTVSLFAFLWAWSDFIFASTLNRNGDMIPITLGIYAYIGNNTTQWNSIMATAVVASIPAAVLLIVAQRYVASGVTAGAVKD, translated from the coding sequence ATGACGCCACAACGCACCCGTTGGAAGACCGCGCTGGGCATCTTCTTCACCGCGGTGATGCTCTTCCCCGTCTACTGGATGGTCAACGTCTCCCTCACCAAGACCAGCGACATGCGGGCCGATCCCCCGCACTGGTTCCCGTGGAATCCGACGTTCGAGGGGTACGTCGACGTCTTCAACCAGCAGCTACCCAACCTGATGACCAGCCTGATCATCGGCCTGGGCTGCGTGCTGCTGACGCTGGTGATCTCCGCGCCCGCCGGGTATGCGCTGGCGAAGCTACGGCTTCCAGGCAAAGGCTCGATGAGCTTTTTGCTGCTGATCGCCCAGATGATCCCCAGTGTGGTGATGGCGATGGGCTTCTACGCCATCTACATCCGGCTCGGGTGGCTCAACACCGTGGGCGGGCTGATCGTCGCCAACTCGACCATCGCCGTACCGTTCGGGGTGCTGCTGTTCACCACCTTTATGTCCGGCATCCCGCAGGAGTTCATTCAAGCCGCCAAGGTGGACGGCGCCAATACCTGGCGGACATTCCGGTCGGTGGTGCTGCCGGTCAGCCGCAACGCGATCCTGACCGTGTCGTTGTTCGCGTTCCTGTGGGCGTGGTCGGACTTCATCTTCGCCTCCACGCTCAACCGCAACGGCGACATGATCCCGATCACCCTGGGCATCTACGCCTACATCGGCAACAACACCACCCAGTGGAACTCCATCATGGCCACCGCCGTGGTCGCGTCCATTCCGGCGGCCGTCCTGCTGATCGTGGCCCAGCGCTACGTCGCCAGCGGCGTGACCGCGGGAGCCGTCAAGGACTGA
- a CDS encoding carbohydrate ABC transporter permease encodes MRPTLHTVESPARTNATARTGSPRSGRGEPGTRRRSSAQRWAALAFIAPLIIYLVVFYAFPLYRNVELSLHDYTPRAFVQGNADYVGFSNFTDVITSNAFGVAVRNTILFTLVSIGAQFTIGLALAVFFRNNFRLSGTLRALFLVPWLLPLIVSASTWSWMLNSENGIINSFLGAFGIGQINWLTSPQWALVSVIIANIWLGIPFNLVILYSGLQNIPGDVYEAASLDGANAWKQFWHITLPLLRPVSAITLLLGLIYTLKVVDVIWIMTTGGPGNASTTLAIWSYRRAFGTGQPDFSQAAAVGNLLIVFALVAGFVYLYLQRREERS; translated from the coding sequence ATGAGACCGACGCTTCACACCGTCGAGTCACCGGCCCGCACGAACGCGACGGCCAGGACCGGTTCTCCCCGCAGCGGGCGGGGAGAACCGGGCACCCGGAGGCGTTCTTCCGCCCAGCGCTGGGCCGCACTCGCCTTCATCGCACCGCTGATCATCTACCTGGTGGTCTTCTACGCGTTCCCGCTGTACCGGAACGTCGAACTCAGCCTGCACGACTACACGCCACGCGCGTTTGTGCAGGGCAACGCCGACTACGTGGGCTTCAGCAATTTCACCGACGTGATCACATCCAACGCGTTCGGTGTCGCGGTACGCAACACCATCCTGTTCACCCTCGTCTCCATCGGTGCGCAGTTCACGATCGGGCTGGCGCTGGCGGTGTTTTTCCGCAACAACTTCCGGCTCTCGGGAACCTTGCGGGCTTTGTTCCTGGTGCCGTGGCTGCTGCCGCTGATCGTGTCGGCGTCGACCTGGTCGTGGATGCTGAACAGCGAGAACGGCATCATCAACTCGTTCCTGGGTGCGTTCGGGATCGGCCAGATCAACTGGCTGACCTCCCCGCAGTGGGCACTGGTCTCCGTGATCATCGCCAACATCTGGCTCGGCATACCGTTCAACCTCGTCATCCTGTACTCCGGGCTACAGAACATTCCCGGTGACGTCTACGAGGCGGCCTCACTCGACGGAGCGAACGCCTGGAAGCAGTTCTGGCACATCACCCTGCCGCTGCTGCGGCCCGTCTCGGCGATCACCCTCCTACTCGGGCTGATCTACACGCTCAAGGTGGTCGACGTCATCTGGATCATGACGACGGGTGGTCCAGGCAACGCCTCGACGACGCTGGCGATCTGGTCCTATCGGCGCGCCTTCGGCACCGGACAGCCGGACTTCTCGCAGGCAGCCGCGGTGGGCAACCTGCTGATCGTGTTCGCGCTCGTGGCCGGCTTCGTCTATCTCTACCTCCAGCGACGGGAGGAGCGGTCATGA
- a CDS encoding sugar ABC transporter substrate-binding protein: MTRPNRLMRVFGVVGIAACVAATAACSSSDDGDGNGTTASGGTYTWWDPYPQHEDSSDWAQRVDACGDEAGVTIERTAYDTTALTNQALLAAQEGSAPDIILLDNPAVSTLADTGMLTTMDEFGFDTSEIDENLLAAGVVDGEPYGIPIGANTLALYYNEDILDEAGVAPDAISDWSSLTEALEQIDAAGSQGITFAGIGTEEGSFQFLPWYWGAGADLRALDSPEAVEALELWTSWVDAGYAPNSVITNSQNTVWEEFLTGRFAFALNGTWQVNSAAEADFPTGVIALPGRDGGVAPTPTGGEFITAPVQSDEARYDVTTQIVECMTTPEGLVETATTFAYYIPPTHAGQEALLESSPELEPWVDAVRNAKGRTSDDLGTDYPLISEALWTAVQNALSGAMSPADALDQAQADAEAALN, encoded by the coding sequence ATGACACGTCCGAACAGACTCATGCGAGTCTTCGGTGTGGTCGGAATCGCCGCTTGTGTGGCCGCCACGGCGGCGTGTTCGTCGTCCGACGACGGCGACGGGAACGGCACGACCGCATCAGGCGGCACCTACACCTGGTGGGATCCGTACCCGCAGCACGAAGACTCGTCCGACTGGGCCCAGCGGGTCGACGCGTGCGGCGACGAGGCCGGTGTGACGATCGAGCGCACCGCCTACGACACGACGGCACTGACCAACCAGGCACTGCTTGCCGCTCAAGAGGGCTCGGCACCGGACATCATTCTGCTGGACAACCCCGCCGTCTCCACCCTCGCCGACACCGGGATGCTGACCACGATGGACGAGTTCGGCTTCGACACCTCGGAGATCGACGAGAACCTCCTCGCCGCGGGCGTCGTCGACGGCGAACCGTACGGAATCCCCATCGGCGCCAACACGCTGGCCCTCTACTACAACGAAGACATCCTCGACGAGGCCGGCGTCGCCCCGGACGCCATCTCCGACTGGAGCTCGCTCACCGAGGCGCTGGAACAGATCGACGCCGCCGGCTCGCAAGGCATCACCTTCGCCGGAATCGGGACCGAAGAGGGATCGTTCCAGTTCCTGCCCTGGTACTGGGGCGCCGGCGCGGACCTTCGCGCGCTGGACTCCCCCGAGGCCGTCGAGGCGCTCGAGTTGTGGACCAGCTGGGTAGACGCCGGTTACGCACCCAACTCAGTGATCACGAACTCCCAGAACACCGTGTGGGAAGAGTTCCTCACCGGGCGGTTCGCCTTCGCCCTCAACGGCACCTGGCAGGTGAACAGTGCCGCCGAAGCTGACTTCCCGACGGGCGTCATCGCGCTGCCCGGCCGGGACGGCGGTGTCGCCCCGACACCTACCGGCGGCGAGTTCATCACCGCGCCCGTGCAAAGCGACGAGGCCCGCTACGACGTCACCACGCAGATCGTCGAGTGTATGACGACACCGGAAGGGCTGGTGGAGACAGCGACCACGTTCGCCTACTACATCCCGCCCACACACGCCGGGCAGGAAGCGTTGCTCGAGTCCAGCCCGGAACTCGAGCCGTGGGTCGACGCCGTCCGCAACGCCAAGGGGCGCACCAGCGACGACCTCGGCACCGACTATCCGCTGATCTCCGAAGCACTCTGGACGGCTGTCCAGAACGCCCTGAGCGGCGCCATGTCGCCCGCCGACGCGCTGGACCAAGCCCAAGCAGACGCCGAAGCGGCACTCAACTGA
- a CDS encoding LacI family DNA-binding transcriptional regulator, producing the protein MVTIGDVAQAAGVSRSTASYALSGKRTISAEVRQRVNDAVRRLGYTPNAGARALATSQTMVIGLLAQFLEDEFAPAMLQYMLGVSDTARELDYDILLVTEADGARALSRITDSRMVDGIVLLNVAQDDLRLPILRAAPQPGALIGLPGDCTGLDVFDLDFEEAGRMMIEHMYALGHRELILVSQPEHVVERGGAYVWRLQDAALQQAERREIRLHAVFGESRQPAIGQTLHALLDAHPAATGLLLNNEAAAAALPSVLHTRGLAVPHDLSVIGRYSDEFARTFSLPYSSIESAPDRLGRMAVRQLVRRIESTEQGEEPYVVRFISPELIDRGSTGAPGPAS; encoded by the coding sequence TTGGTCACCATCGGCGATGTCGCCCAGGCGGCGGGGGTCTCGCGGAGCACCGCGTCGTATGCCCTGTCGGGTAAGCGGACCATCTCCGCGGAGGTGCGCCAGCGGGTCAACGACGCCGTGCGCCGGCTCGGATACACCCCCAACGCCGGCGCCCGGGCGCTGGCGACGTCGCAGACCATGGTCATCGGTTTGCTCGCGCAGTTCCTGGAAGACGAGTTCGCGCCCGCCATGCTGCAGTACATGCTGGGTGTCTCCGACACCGCCCGCGAACTCGACTACGACATCCTCCTGGTGACCGAGGCCGACGGCGCGCGAGCGCTCAGCCGGATCACCGACTCCCGCATGGTGGACGGGATCGTGCTGCTCAACGTCGCCCAGGACGACCTCCGGCTGCCGATCCTGCGAGCCGCCCCGCAACCCGGTGCGCTGATCGGACTGCCCGGCGACTGCACCGGCCTGGACGTCTTCGACCTGGACTTCGAGGAAGCCGGCCGGATGATGATCGAGCACATGTATGCGCTGGGACACCGGGAGCTGATCCTGGTGTCCCAGCCCGAACATGTCGTGGAACGGGGTGGCGCCTACGTCTGGCGGTTGCAGGACGCCGCGTTGCAGCAGGCAGAAAGGCGTGAGATCCGGCTTCATGCCGTGTTCGGCGAATCCCGACAGCCGGCCATCGGCCAGACCCTGCACGCCCTGCTGGACGCACATCCCGCGGCCACCGGGCTGCTGCTGAACAACGAAGCCGCCGCCGCGGCTTTGCCGTCCGTCCTGCATACCCGCGGGCTCGCCGTACCCCACGATCTCTCGGTGATCGGCCGGTATTCCGACGAGTTCGCCCGCACGTTCTCCCTGCCGTACTCCTCCATCGAGAGCGCCCCGGACCGGCTGGGCCGGATGGCGGTGCGCCAGCTTGTGCGGCGGATCGAGTCGACCGAGCAGGGCGAGGAACCGTACGTCGTGCGATTCATCTCCCCGGAGCTCATCGACCGGGGCAGCACAGGGGCTCCGGGCCCAGCCAGCTGA
- a CDS encoding LamG-like jellyroll fold domain-containing protein, with translation MRPTRARAGVLSALLASTLIAGTVSAGAAAPADTGEPPEPAVHYDFESADLSAGTIEDTSGHGRNAALVNGETAALVDGADEGTALQLPGGSPNSDGAYVEMPIGVLQDATDLTVSTRVKWDGGNTAWQWIYALGTNSTRYLFSTPYNSDGLIRTAITQNGGGSNEDQNTGSAALPAQEWKTLTVTLDTGAGQITTYLDGAAIDSTPTSLTAGDLLTGSPSIAGFIGKSFYPDPLFAGAIDDFRVYHEALSADQVADVVGGEMPTPTGLTEDTFDVTTAIGAAPELPDTAPATFSDGYDRPLGIEWDEIDEDEYADLGTFSVSGTAGNWEVTANVTVIREGQLTVDLSTNTGDFHGGASGSLYGLYGPGLPSNNLIEGMNLRTVATKGQDGAQHPGSDALEVVGPMADSSGGDIYVRLTDYYRGFPYQWPGDTPDEKLSGFMEVIETQLDQILELDPRYRDHLVIEPFNEPEGNMFGTGQWSYNGVSWLNDPTDYFQAWDDVYALIREKLGDIRISGPNTSILYNQVRGFMEHTVEAGTVPDIISWHELSHPAQIRTSVDRFRQWEREVFAGTEHEGTELPINVNEYAHNYHTSVPGQMIQWVSAIEDSKVDAMIAFWNVNGNLTDSAVEANRANGQWWLLHTYSRMTGHTVEVTPPSPGVNYTLQGIGTLDEEKSRAKALFGGTTGPAWVEFENVPDEIFGSRVHAWVREIPWTGQIGDSGPPELITEEVFDVTDGRVTFDFGGSLPELEESSAYEIVLTPAGDGSPTGVAPKLWEGSFEAEDATYTGSGYSLNGPEGSPSNLWGYYTSGGYNVGGLRTGSDGVLDFTVDVPEDGTYDLRVFANSNYTFDLVQDQGPTNVFLRVNGEAEQEVFLPLGYKWVVWDHTETTVDLKAGENVISLAAQSLDGSGATQGDALIDRITLALPNPEAATATYEAELAELDGATPVYAHAQLQRRSSSGAGAVEVGEGDSVTFWVYSADDAESTIDVHTLGTGQAQLAVNGHDVMRVGPTSSSVAVSLSGGINKVTITGTSRTTLIDRIGVTPATDQLASTVYQAEDAQLDGDAAVAELSLASTGAAVTGIGGDPGNSNTLTFEVDVKKAGTYAMRIRYSNPETSPPTHYNPNPVARHADISVNGADPEMVLFPPSFHENNFWEMTVPVELERGANTITFSAEEQPNFDGETYASDTWPGILLRSPYGPVIDNITIAEFNSKRLGRP, from the coding sequence TTGAGACCGACACGAGCACGCGCCGGCGTGCTGTCAGCACTGCTCGCGAGCACGCTTATCGCTGGCACAGTGTCCGCCGGAGCGGCCGCACCGGCAGACACCGGCGAACCGCCCGAACCAGCAGTCCACTACGACTTCGAATCCGCCGACCTGTCCGCCGGAACCATCGAGGACACATCCGGGCATGGACGGAACGCCGCGCTGGTCAACGGCGAGACCGCGGCGCTGGTCGACGGCGCCGATGAGGGCACGGCACTACAGCTGCCCGGTGGCTCTCCCAACTCGGACGGCGCCTACGTCGAGATGCCCATCGGCGTCCTGCAGGATGCGACCGATCTGACCGTCTCGACGCGGGTGAAATGGGACGGCGGCAACACGGCGTGGCAGTGGATCTATGCCCTCGGCACCAACTCCACGCGGTATCTCTTCAGCACGCCGTACAACAGCGACGGCCTGATCCGGACCGCCATCACCCAGAACGGCGGGGGCAGCAACGAAGACCAGAACACCGGCTCGGCGGCGTTGCCCGCGCAGGAGTGGAAGACCCTCACGGTCACCCTCGACACCGGCGCTGGCCAGATCACCACGTACCTCGACGGTGCGGCCATCGACTCCACACCGACGTCGCTCACCGCAGGCGACCTCCTCACCGGATCGCCGAGCATCGCCGGCTTCATCGGCAAGTCTTTCTACCCTGACCCGCTGTTCGCCGGCGCGATCGACGACTTCCGCGTCTACCATGAGGCGCTGTCCGCCGACCAGGTCGCCGACGTCGTCGGAGGCGAGATGCCCACACCCACCGGCCTCACCGAAGATACGTTCGACGTGACCACCGCCATCGGTGCCGCACCGGAGCTGCCGGACACCGCGCCGGCCACGTTCTCCGACGGCTACGACCGCCCGCTCGGCATCGAGTGGGACGAGATCGACGAAGACGAGTACGCCGATCTCGGCACCTTCTCCGTTTCCGGCACGGCCGGAAACTGGGAGGTCACCGCGAACGTCACTGTGATCAGGGAGGGTCAGCTCACCGTCGACCTGAGCACGAACACCGGTGACTTCCACGGGGGCGCCTCCGGCTCGCTCTACGGCCTCTACGGCCCGGGCCTGCCCTCCAACAACCTCATCGAAGGCATGAACCTGCGCACCGTGGCCACGAAGGGCCAAGACGGCGCCCAGCACCCGGGGTCCGATGCCCTCGAGGTGGTCGGGCCGATGGCCGATTCGTCCGGCGGGGACATCTACGTCCGCCTGACGGACTATTACCGTGGCTTCCCCTATCAATGGCCCGGTGACACGCCCGACGAGAAGCTTTCCGGCTTCATGGAGGTCATCGAGACGCAGCTGGATCAGATCCTGGAACTCGACCCCAGGTACCGCGATCACCTCGTCATCGAGCCGTTCAACGAGCCTGAAGGCAACATGTTCGGCACCGGTCAGTGGAGCTACAACGGAGTCAGCTGGCTCAACGATCCAACGGACTACTTCCAGGCCTGGGACGACGTGTACGCGCTGATCAGGGAGAAGCTCGGTGACATCCGGATCTCTGGACCGAACACGAGCATCCTGTACAACCAGGTCCGCGGGTTCATGGAGCACACCGTCGAGGCAGGAACAGTTCCAGACATCATCTCGTGGCACGAGTTGAGCCACCCCGCTCAGATCCGCACCTCGGTGGACCGGTTCCGGCAATGGGAACGCGAAGTCTTCGCCGGCACCGAGCACGAGGGCACCGAGCTGCCGATCAACGTCAACGAGTACGCCCACAACTACCACACGTCCGTACCGGGTCAGATGATCCAGTGGGTCTCGGCGATCGAGGACTCGAAGGTCGACGCGATGATCGCGTTCTGGAACGTCAACGGCAATCTCACCGACTCCGCGGTGGAGGCCAACCGGGCTAACGGCCAGTGGTGGCTGTTGCACACGTACAGCCGGATGACCGGGCACACTGTCGAGGTCACGCCGCCGTCGCCGGGCGTCAACTACACCCTCCAGGGCATCGGCACATTGGACGAGGAGAAGTCCAGGGCCAAGGCGCTCTTCGGCGGCACCACCGGGCCGGCCTGGGTCGAGTTCGAGAACGTTCCGGACGAGATCTTCGGCAGCCGGGTGCACGCCTGGGTGCGCGAGATCCCGTGGACCGGGCAGATCGGCGACTCCGGCCCGCCTGAACTGATCACCGAGGAGGTCTTCGACGTCACGGACGGCCGGGTCACCTTCGACTTCGGTGGTTCCCTGCCCGAGCTCGAGGAGTCGTCCGCTTACGAGATCGTCCTCACCCCGGCCGGTGACGGTTCGCCGACCGGCGTGGCGCCGAAGCTGTGGGAAGGTTCGTTCGAGGCCGAGGACGCCACCTACACCGGAAGCGGCTACAGCCTCAACGGTCCAGAAGGATCGCCGTCGAATCTCTGGGGGTACTACACCTCCGGTGGCTACAACGTCGGTGGGTTGCGCACCGGCTCGGACGGGGTGCTCGACTTCACCGTCGACGTCCCCGAGGACGGCACCTATGACCTGCGCGTCTTCGCCAACTCCAACTACACGTTCGACCTCGTTCAGGACCAGGGCCCGACCAACGTGTTCCTCCGGGTCAACGGCGAGGCCGAGCAGGAGGTCTTCCTGCCACTCGGGTACAAGTGGGTGGTCTGGGATCACACGGAGACAACCGTCGATCTGAAGGCCGGCGAGAACGTCATCAGCCTGGCGGCGCAGAGCCTCGACGGCTCCGGCGCCACCCAGGGCGACGCGCTCATCGACCGCATCACCCTGGCTCTGCCCAACCCCGAGGCCGCCACGGCCACCTACGAGGCCGAGCTCGCGGAGCTGGACGGCGCCACCCCGGTCTACGCCCACGCGCAGCTCCAGCGGCGCAGCTCTTCCGGTGCAGGCGCGGTGGAAGTCGGCGAGGGCGACTCGGTCACCTTCTGGGTGTATTCCGCCGACGACGCGGAGTCCACCATTGATGTCCACACACTCGGCACGGGCCAGGCCCAGCTCGCCGTGAACGGCCATGACGTCATGCGGGTAGGCCCCACGTCGTCGTCGGTAGCGGTCTCTCTGTCCGGCGGCATCAACAAGGTGACCATCACCGGGACGTCGCGCACGACGCTGATCGACCGCATCGGTGTCACGCCGGCCACGGACCAGCTGGCGTCGACGGTCTACCAGGCCGAGGACGCGCAGCTCGACGGAGATGCCGCCGTCGCGGAACTCTCCCTGGCCAGCACCGGGGCCGCGGTCACGGGTATCGGTGGCGATCCGGGCAATTCGAACACGCTCACCTTCGAGGTAGACGTGAAGAAGGCCGGCACCTATGCGATGCGCATCCGGTACTCCAACCCGGAGACCTCGCCGCCCACGCACTACAACCCGAACCCGGTGGCGCGGCACGCCGACATCTCGGTCAACGGTGCCGACCCGGAGATGGTCCTCTTCCCGCCGTCGTTCCACGAGAACAACTTCTGGGAGATGACCGTGCCGGTGGAGCTGGAGCGGGGAGCGAACACCATCACGTTCTCCGCCGAAGAGCAGCCCAACTTCGACGGTGAGACCTACGCGTCGGACACGTGGCCAGGCATTCTGCTGCGCTCCCCGTACGGTCCGGTGATCGACAACATCACCATCGCGGAGTTCAACAGCAAACGCCTCGGACGGCCCTGA